From Catharus ustulatus isolate bCatUst1 chromosome 6, bCatUst1.pri.v2, whole genome shotgun sequence, a single genomic window includes:
- the ATP6V1D gene encoding V-type proton ATPase subunit D, which yields MSAKDRIEIFPSRMAQTIMKARLKGAQTGRNLLKKKSDALTLRFRQILKKIIETKMLMGEVMREAAFSLAEAKFTAGDFSTTVIQNVNKAQVKIRAKKDNVAGVTLPVFEHYQEGGDSYELTGLARGGEQLAKLKRNYAKAVELLVELASLQTSFITLDEAIKITNRRVNAIEHVIIPRIERTLSYIVTELDEREREEFYRLKKIQEKKKVLKEKSDQERELRRAAGEESEPANLLAEEKDEDLLFE from the exons GGCTCAGACCATCATGAAGGCTCGTTTGAAAGGAGCCCAAACAGGTCGTAAcctcttaaagaaaaaatctgatGCTTTGACGCTTCGATTCAGGCAGATCCTTAAGAAAATTATTGAG actAAGATGCTGATGGGTGAGGTGATGAGAGAAGCTGCCTTTTCACTTGCTGAGGCAAAGTTTACAGCAGGAGATTTCAG TACCACTGTCATCCAAAATGTGAACAAAGCACAAGTCAAGATCAGAGCTAAAAAAGACAATGTAGCAG GTGTGACCTTGCCAGTTTTTGAGCATTACCAGGAAGGAGGGGACA gcTATGAGCTGACTGGCTTGGCCAGAGGTGGAGAACAGCTGGCTAAACTAAAGAGGAACTATGCCAAAGCTGTGGAGCTGCTTGTGGAACTGGCCTCATTACAG ACATCCTTTATTACTTTGGATGAAGccattaaaataacaaacagaCGTGTGAATGCAATTGAACATG TGATTATTCCCAGGATTGAGCGTACTCTTTCTTATATCGTCACAGAACTGGATGAACGAGAACGAGAGGAATTCTACAG GCTTAAAAAgatccaggaaaagaaaaaagtcttgaaAGAAAAGTCTGATCAAGAGCGGGAGCTGCGGAGAGCTGCTGGTGAGGAAAGTGAGCCAGCCAACCTCTTAGCAGAAGAGAAGGATGAAGACCTTCTCTTCGAGTAA